One Streptomyces sp. CNQ-509 DNA window includes the following coding sequences:
- a CDS encoding dolichyl-phosphate-mannose--protein mannosyltransferase, translated as MSSDTVTQPAQSRSAPAPGWQRRLRAFGYVPRRESGVTERLVPPYRRSGARLLQVMGVPAVTAMRVARLGAWGGPLLVALFAGVLRFVNLSSPRAVIFDETYYAKDAWSLLQLGYEGSWPKDANDKLLDDPQVIPLSEDPGYVVHPPVGKWMIALGEWAFGLDPFGWRFVTALLGTLSVLMLCRIGRRLFRSTLLGCLAGLLMAVDGLHFVMSRTALLDLVLMFWVLAAFGCLLIDRDRARERLAAALPRGRPDDAVASGLRLGARPWRLAAGVCMGLALGTKWNALFILAAFGLLTVLWDAGARRTAGSRRPYARALRLDVVPAFVSTVPVAAAVYVASWTGWFASGNGYFRGWAEDRDTAFPFIPDAVRSLWHYHAVVYRFHVNLDSGHTYDSNPWSWPVVGRPVSYFWDDPRPGYDGCPADATENCAREVLALGTPLLWWLGVAAVVYALYRWGLRRDWRAGAILCGVAAGWVPWLFYQERTIFLFYAVVFLPYLCLAVTMMLGAMARAGTAALAGTGTSATGPGPAQPTEWRRAAGVVAAGVLVLLVLWNFIYFWPIYTGDTLTRDAWEARMWLGSWV; from the coding sequence CAGCCCGCACAGAGCCGGTCCGCGCCCGCCCCCGGGTGGCAGCGGCGGCTCCGCGCGTTCGGGTACGTGCCGCGGCGCGAGTCCGGCGTCACGGAGCGGCTGGTGCCGCCGTACCGGCGGTCCGGGGCACGGCTGCTCCAGGTGATGGGCGTGCCCGCGGTGACGGCGATGCGGGTGGCGCGGCTGGGCGCGTGGGGCGGGCCGCTGCTCGTGGCGCTCTTCGCCGGCGTGCTGCGGTTCGTGAACCTGAGCAGCCCGCGCGCGGTGATATTCGACGAGACGTACTACGCCAAGGACGCCTGGTCGCTGCTCCAGCTCGGCTACGAGGGGAGCTGGCCCAAGGACGCCAACGACAAGCTCCTCGACGACCCCCAGGTCATCCCGCTCAGCGAGGATCCCGGCTACGTCGTCCACCCGCCCGTCGGGAAGTGGATGATCGCGCTCGGCGAGTGGGCGTTCGGCCTGGACCCCTTCGGCTGGCGCTTCGTCACCGCCCTGCTGGGCACGCTGTCGGTGCTCATGCTGTGCCGCATCGGCCGCCGGCTGTTCCGTTCCACGCTGCTCGGCTGCCTGGCGGGGCTGCTGATGGCGGTCGACGGCCTGCACTTCGTGATGAGCCGCACCGCGCTGCTCGACCTGGTGCTGATGTTCTGGGTGCTGGCCGCGTTCGGCTGCCTGCTCATCGACCGGGACCGCGCACGGGAACGGCTGGCCGCCGCGCTGCCCCGGGGGCGGCCGGACGACGCGGTGGCCTCCGGGCTGCGGCTGGGTGCGCGGCCGTGGCGGCTCGCCGCCGGGGTCTGCATGGGGCTCGCGCTGGGCACCAAGTGGAACGCGCTGTTCATCCTCGCCGCGTTCGGGCTGCTGACGGTGCTGTGGGACGCGGGCGCCCGCCGTACCGCCGGATCCCGCCGCCCGTACGCGCGCGCGCTGCGCCTCGACGTGGTGCCGGCGTTCGTCTCCACGGTGCCGGTGGCGGCGGCCGTGTACGTCGCCTCCTGGACCGGCTGGTTCGCCTCCGGCAACGGCTACTTCCGCGGCTGGGCCGAGGACCGCGACACGGCGTTCCCCTTCATCCCCGATGCCGTGCGCAGCCTGTGGCACTACCACGCGGTGGTCTACAGGTTCCACGTCAACCTCGACTCCGGCCACACCTACGACTCCAACCCGTGGAGCTGGCCCGTGGTCGGCCGGCCCGTGTCGTACTTCTGGGACGACCCGCGCCCGGGCTACGACGGCTGCCCCGCCGACGCGACGGAGAACTGCGCCCGCGAGGTCCTGGCCCTGGGCACCCCGCTGCTGTGGTGGCTGGGCGTCGCCGCCGTCGTCTACGCGCTCTACCGCTGGGGTCTGCGCCGCGACTGGCGCGCCGGCGCGATCCTCTGCGGGGTGGCGGCCGGCTGGGTGCCGTGGCTCTTCTACCAGGAGCGCACGATCTTCCTCTTCTACGCCGTCGTCTTCCTCCCGTACCTCTGTCTGGCGGTGACGATGATGCTCGGCGCGATGGCCCGCGCGGGCACCGCCGCCCTCGCGGGCACGGGCACGTCCGCGACCGGCCCCGGCCCGGCCCAGCCCACCGAATGGCGCAGAGCCGCGGGCGTGGTCGCGGCGGGGGTGCTCGTCCTCCTGGTGCTCTGGAACTTCATCTACTTCTGGCCGATCTACACCGGAGACACCCTCACGCGCGACGCCTGGGAGGCGCGCATGTGGCTGGGGAGTTGGGTCTGA
- a CDS encoding penicillin-binding transpeptidase domain-containing protein yields MAGSHRRRRVGSGASARATRTRIAVVVGVGAAVVGAAGFGAYSLLEDDKVESGGNALSAPASSDPVKTGPPGPRETARAAGEFLAAWAGGDTETAAGMTDDRKAALRGLDAYREDAGVEKVKLTPGRPQGTEVPFSVDARVTFGDNVKPWAYNSALEVVRDEKTGEPEVAWDPSLIHPKLTEGERLRTGSTEAPPIRALDRTGARLDPEEYPSLAPVLADLRERYGAKAGVKVWTEPADAPRGDKKKDEKDDDKAGTPETLLVLSKAKPGTLQTTLDAAVQETAEEAVAKQGGAALVALQPSTGQILAVANQVPDGHNTALQGTLPPGSTMKVVTASMLMDKGLAAPDRPHPCPRYKAYGGWEFENVGDNSFTIQGGTFTQSFTASCNTAFISMAEKLENDDLTKQARDVFGIGLNWQTGVTTFDGSVPVQSGVEMALSLIGQGGVRMNPLTMASVSATAKSGVFKQPHLVPQGFDGRQFATAPKSMKASTAQSLRELMEETARTGTAAGAMSGLTGQVGAKTGSAEMGGQEETDAWFTAYRGDLAAAATVPNIGHGGEFAGPLVRDVLAAHGG; encoded by the coding sequence ATGGCGGGCAGCCACCGGCGCAGACGCGTCGGATCAGGTGCGTCGGCGCGAGCGACGCGCACCCGGATCGCAGTAGTCGTCGGAGTCGGTGCCGCGGTTGTCGGTGCGGCCGGGTTCGGCGCGTACAGCCTCTTGGAGGACGACAAGGTCGAGAGCGGCGGCAACGCGCTGTCGGCGCCGGCCTCATCCGATCCGGTGAAGACCGGGCCGCCGGGTCCCCGGGAGACCGCCAGGGCGGCGGGTGAGTTCCTGGCCGCCTGGGCGGGCGGCGACACGGAGACCGCGGCCGGGATGACGGACGACAGGAAGGCGGCGCTTCGCGGACTCGACGCGTACCGCGAGGACGCGGGCGTCGAGAAGGTGAAGCTGACCCCCGGCAGGCCGCAGGGCACGGAGGTGCCGTTCAGCGTCGACGCCCGGGTGACCTTCGGGGACAACGTCAAGCCCTGGGCGTACAACTCGGCACTCGAGGTCGTACGGGACGAGAAGACCGGCGAGCCCGAGGTCGCCTGGGACCCGTCCCTCATACATCCCAAACTCACCGAAGGCGAGCGGCTGCGCACCGGTTCGACCGAGGCCCCGCCGATCAGGGCGCTGGACCGTACCGGCGCCAGGCTCGATCCCGAGGAGTACCCCTCGCTCGCGCCCGTCCTCGCGGATCTGCGCGAACGTTACGGCGCGAAGGCGGGCGTCAAGGTCTGGACCGAGCCGGCCGACGCGCCCAGGGGCGACAAGAAGAAGGACGAGAAGGACGACGACAAGGCGGGCACGCCCGAGACCCTTCTGGTGCTCTCCAAGGCCAAGCCCGGCACGCTGCAGACGACGCTCGACGCGGCCGTGCAGGAGACCGCGGAGGAGGCCGTCGCCAAGCAGGGCGGCGCGGCGCTGGTGGCGCTGCAGCCCAGCACCGGCCAGATCCTCGCGGTCGCCAACCAGGTCCCCGACGGCCACAACACGGCGCTCCAGGGCACGCTGCCGCCCGGCTCGACGATGAAGGTCGTCACGGCCTCGATGCTCATGGACAAGGGCCTGGCCGCGCCCGACAGGCCGCACCCCTGCCCGCGGTACAAGGCGTACGGGGGCTGGGAGTTCGAGAACGTCGGCGACAACTCGTTCACCATCCAGGGCGGCACGTTCACGCAGTCCTTCACCGCCTCCTGCAACACCGCGTTCATCTCCATGGCGGAGAAGCTGGAGAACGACGACCTGACGAAGCAGGCCAGGGACGTCTTCGGCATCGGGCTCAACTGGCAGACGGGCGTGACCACGTTCGACGGCTCCGTGCCGGTGCAGTCCGGCGTGGAGATGGCGCTGTCGCTGATCGGCCAGGGCGGCGTCCGGATGAACCCGCTGACGATGGCGTCGGTCTCCGCGACCGCGAAGTCCGGCGTCTTCAAGCAGCCGCACCTGGTGCCGCAGGGCTTCGACGGGCGGCAGTTCGCGACGGCGCCGAAGAGCATGAAGGCGTCGACGGCGCAGTCGCTGCGGGAACTGATGGAGGAGACGGCGAGGACCGGTACCGCGGCGGGGGCCATGAGCGGGCTGACCGGGCAGGTGGGCGCGAAGACCGGGTCCGCGGAGATGGGCGGCCAGGAGGAGACGGACGCCTGGTTCACCGCGTACCGCGGGGACCTGGCGGCGGCGGCCACGGTGCCGAACATCGGGCACGGCGGCGAGTTCGCGGGCCCGCTGGTGCGGGACGTGCTGGCGGCGCACGGCGGCTGA
- a CDS encoding YbaK/EbsC family protein, with amino-acid sequence MTTADTAHPLFAAALADLGLSVPVRRFPDATRTAAQAAEAIGCELSQIVKSLIFAADGVPVLVLMDGASRVDTERVRAELGAAGVRRADAAVVREATGYAIGGVPPFGHVTRMTVLADRGLLDHGEVWAAAGDPHTVFPMAPKDLVAHAGARVADVSEVREPGV; translated from the coding sequence ATGACGACAGCCGACACCGCACACCCGCTCTTCGCCGCCGCCCTCGCCGACCTCGGCCTGAGCGTCCCGGTACGCCGCTTTCCGGACGCCACCCGCACCGCGGCGCAGGCGGCGGAGGCCATCGGCTGCGAGCTGAGCCAGATCGTCAAGTCCCTGATCTTCGCGGCGGACGGCGTGCCGGTGCTGGTCCTGATGGACGGCGCCTCGCGGGTGGACACCGAGCGCGTACGGGCCGAGCTGGGCGCCGCGGGCGTGCGCCGGGCGGACGCGGCGGTGGTGCGCGAGGCCACGGGGTACGCCATCGGCGGCGTGCCGCCCTTCGGGCACGTGACGCGGATGACGGTGCTCGCCGACCGCGGGCTCCTCGACCACGGCGAGGTCTGGGCCGCCGCGGGCGACCCGCACACCGTCTTCCCCATGGCTCCCAAGGACCTCGTCGCGCACGCGGGCGCGCGGGTCGCCGACGTGTCCGAGGTGCGCGAGCCGGGGGTGTGA